In Acanthopagrus latus isolate v.2019 chromosome 16, fAcaLat1.1, whole genome shotgun sequence, one DNA window encodes the following:
- the LOC119034242 gene encoding uncharacterized protein C14orf132 isoform X2, whose protein sequence is MTGAFMDSSPNDDYSGEHSLFNSSASVHAAASAASVHGQQDESQSMSSDAIWLWIAIVATIGNIVVVGVVYACTF, encoded by the coding sequence ATGACGGGAGCCTTCATGGACTCCTCGCCCAATGATGACTACAGCGGCGAGCACTCGCTCTTCAACTCCTCGGCCAGCGTCCACGCCGCTGCCTCGGCCGCCTCGGTACACGGCCAGCAGGACGAGTCCCAGTCGATGTCCAGCGATGCCATCTGGCTCTGGATCGCCATCGTTGCCACCATTGGCAACATTGTGGTGGTGGGCGTCGTCTATGCCTGCACCTTCTGA
- the LOC119034242 gene encoding uncharacterized protein C14orf132 isoform X1 has product MDLSFMAAQIPVMTGAFMDSSPNDDYSGEHSLFNSSASVHAAASAASVHGQQDESQSMSSDAIWLWIAIVATIGNIVVVGVVYACTF; this is encoded by the coding sequence ATCCCAGTGATGACGGGAGCCTTCATGGACTCCTCGCCCAATGATGACTACAGCGGCGAGCACTCGCTCTTCAACTCCTCGGCCAGCGTCCACGCCGCTGCCTCGGCCGCCTCGGTACACGGCCAGCAGGACGAGTCCCAGTCGATGTCCAGCGATGCCATCTGGCTCTGGATCGCCATCGTTGCCACCATTGGCAACATTGTGGTGGTGGGCGTCGTCTATGCCTGCACCTTCTGA